In Athene noctua chromosome 8, bAthNoc1.hap1.1, whole genome shotgun sequence, a genomic segment contains:
- the AHSG gene encoding alpha-2-HS-glycoprotein has product MKALVALILLVQLPVHKAVPAAPPAPLGCDDPESEAAAEVAVSYINGHSHHGYKFALNRIENIRVLPQGLNNDIIFLELDLLETKCHILSPTPLANCTVRSFTEHAVEGDCDVKLQKLDGKLSVLASKCHSHADSSEDVHRLCPDCPLLESLNNTDVLATVTAALNDHNSKTTDAYLRLLEIGRARTQYHPTHTVSVEFAVAATNCSAEEAKDNVEACQLLPDDQSNFGFCTATMVIRPLQDLKVDCQLYGHQPGVTYSHPGQDTSAGLVPSVGQGFINHNLRLSHNNPVASESSSAEFPTSMLSAKSVAKRAVAEVAQHDKVPRPVGFVPPPPPCPGRIRHFKI; this is encoded by the exons ATGAAGGCACTAGTAGCTTTAATATTGCTTGTTCAGCTTCCAGTTCACAAAGCTGTACCAGCAGCTCCCCCTGCTCCCTTGGGCTGTGATGACCCAGAATCCGAAGCAGCAGCTGAAGTAGCCGTGAGTTATATTAATGGCCACAGTCATCACGGATACAAGTTTGCCTTAAACAGAATTGAGAATATCCGCGTGCTACCCCAG ggGCTGAATAATGACATAATATTTCTTGAACTTGACTTATTGGAGACCAAGTGCCACATTCTCAGCCCTACACCTCTTGCAAACTGCACAGTAAGGAGCTTTACAGAACAT gCAGTTGAGGGTGACTGTGATGTCAAGTTGCAGAAGCTGGATGGAAAGCTATCTGTACTTGCTAGTAAATGCCACTCACATGCAG ACTCAAGTGAAGATGTTCACCGACTCTGCCCTGACTGTCCCCTGCTGGAAAGTCTGAATAACACTGACGTATTAGCAACCGTTACAGCTGCACTCAATGACCACAACAGCAAAACCACTGATGCTTACCTCAGACTCCTTGAGATCGGAAGAGCCAGAACACAG tATCACCCAACACATACTGTCTCTGTTGAGTTTGCTGTGGCTGCCACGAACTGCTCAGCAGAAGAAGCTAAAGATAATGTGGAAGCTTGTCAACTGCTGCCTGACGATCAGTCA AATTTTGGTTTCTGCACAGCAACAATGGTAATACGCCCCTTACAGGACCTCAAGGTGGACTGCCAGCTCTATGGACATCAG cctgGAGTTACCTATTCTCATCCTGGTCAAGATACATCAGCAGGACTGGTGCCCAGTGTTGGACAAGGCTTCATAAACCATAATCTCAGGCTTTCCCACAATAACCCTGTTGCGTCTGAATCCAGCTCTGCAGAATTTCCTACTTCCATGCTCTCAGCAAAATCTGTAGCAAAGAGAGCAGTTGCAGAGGTTGCTCAGCATGACAAAGTACCTCGCCCAGTTGGCTTTGTGCCGCCTCCTCCTCCATGCCCCGGAAGGATTCGCCATTTCAAAATATAG